The following are from one region of the Microbacterium sp. cx-55 genome:
- a CDS encoding SDR family oxidoreductase: protein MPSTSSRGVAVVTGGTAGLGRATARELAGRGWNVAVLARGQDGIDGTIADIEKIGQRGYGVSVDVADATAVDAAAEEIERELGPIDLWVNNAMTGTISEFLDTDRADFERATAVTYFGVVNGTRVALRRMVPRQRGQVIQIGSALAHRGIPLQSAYCGAKHAIHGFTDSVVAELTHGKVPVAVSIVDMPALNTVQFGWVKSAFSDHPQPVPPIYQPEVGARAIADVADTPRRRTWVGESTVGLVLGTRFAGRFMDWYLAKNAYEGQLAPDHHEPMMAPNLYEPVPGDHGARGVFSAEARGGSVQTWAIRHRRALSVTGAAAAALGAATGWRVLAARR from the coding sequence GTGCCATCCACATCCTCCCGCGGAGTCGCGGTCGTCACCGGCGGAACGGCGGGCCTCGGCCGCGCCACCGCACGCGAACTCGCCGGCCGGGGGTGGAACGTCGCCGTGCTCGCCCGCGGGCAGGACGGCATCGACGGAACCATCGCCGACATCGAGAAGATCGGCCAGCGCGGCTACGGCGTATCGGTCGACGTCGCCGACGCCACGGCGGTCGACGCCGCCGCGGAAGAGATCGAGCGCGAACTCGGGCCCATCGACCTGTGGGTCAACAACGCGATGACCGGCACGATCTCGGAGTTCCTCGACACCGATCGGGCCGACTTCGAACGGGCCACGGCCGTCACGTACTTCGGTGTCGTCAACGGCACCCGCGTCGCGCTCCGCCGGATGGTGCCCCGCCAGCGAGGGCAGGTCATCCAGATCGGTTCGGCCCTGGCGCACCGCGGCATCCCCCTGCAGTCGGCGTACTGCGGGGCGAAGCACGCCATCCACGGGTTCACCGACTCGGTTGTCGCCGAACTCACGCACGGCAAGGTCCCCGTCGCCGTCTCGATCGTCGACATGCCGGCCCTGAACACCGTGCAGTTCGGGTGGGTCAAGTCGGCGTTCTCCGACCACCCGCAGCCCGTCCCGCCGATCTACCAGCCCGAGGTCGGTGCGCGCGCGATCGCGGACGTGGCCGATACCCCGCGGCGGCGCACCTGGGTGGGCGAGTCGACCGTCGGCCTCGTGCTCGGCACGCGCTTCGCCGGCCGCTTCATGGACTGGTACCTCGCCAAGAACGCCTACGAGGGTCAGCTGGCCCCCGATCACCACGAACCCATGATGGCGCCGAACCTCTACGAGCCGGTTCCCGGAGATCATGGCGCGCGCGGCGTCTTCTCGGCCGAAGCGCGAGGCGGCAGCGTGCAGACGTGGGCGATCCGCCACCGCCGGGCCCTGAGCGTCACGGGAGCGGCGGCCGCCGCCCTCGGGGCCGCGACCGGATGGCGGGTTCTCGCGGCCCGCCGCTGA
- a CDS encoding phytoene desaturase family protein, protein MTAELDVVVVGSGPNGMAAAVTLARAGLQVRVYERSDHAGGGAATRELTLPGFLHDVCSAVHPLAFESRFFREFALASRVEFAVPDISYAHPLDGGRAVVAYRDLGRTAAELGVDGPAYARVMAPLARHSASVADFTGGSLLRVPGDPVTALRFGLRALEQGSPLWNLRFREENAPALMTGVAAHTILRQPSIAGAGGGLALAAYGHARGWPVPIGGSGAIIDAMADDLRAHGGEIVTGHEVRSLAELPPARAVLLDVTPDALIRMAGDAIPTPYRAALERFRYGGGVAKVDFALSDPVPWANASLRRTATVHVGGTRAEVAASENAVSAGRLSEAPYVLVTQPSLFDSGRAPGDAHTLWAYTHVPAGSPADREEAIVRQIERFAPGFRDTILASHSRNAVEISRDNPNYPGGDISAGAPSLLQLLRRPTLSPDPWRTPMKGVYLCSASTSPGPGVHGLGGWWAARSALRHEFGTRFLPDLSPV, encoded by the coding sequence GTGACGGCGGAACTCGATGTCGTGGTCGTCGGCAGCGGGCCGAACGGGATGGCCGCCGCCGTGACCCTCGCCCGCGCGGGGCTCCAGGTGCGCGTGTACGAACGGTCGGACCACGCGGGCGGGGGCGCGGCCACCCGGGAGCTGACCCTGCCCGGATTCCTGCACGACGTGTGCTCCGCGGTGCATCCGCTGGCGTTCGAGTCGCGGTTCTTCCGGGAGTTCGCGCTGGCCTCGCGCGTCGAGTTCGCCGTGCCCGACATCTCCTACGCGCACCCGTTGGACGGCGGCCGCGCGGTCGTCGCCTACCGTGATCTCGGCCGGACGGCGGCCGAGCTCGGCGTCGACGGGCCCGCCTATGCGCGCGTGATGGCGCCGCTGGCCCGGCACTCCGCATCCGTCGCCGACTTCACCGGCGGTTCGCTGCTGCGCGTGCCCGGCGACCCGGTCACCGCCCTCCGCTTCGGCCTGCGCGCGCTCGAGCAGGGCTCGCCGCTGTGGAACCTGCGCTTCCGCGAAGAGAACGCGCCCGCGCTGATGACCGGCGTTGCGGCGCACACGATTCTGCGCCAGCCGAGCATCGCCGGGGCGGGCGGCGGTCTGGCGCTCGCCGCCTACGGACACGCGCGCGGATGGCCGGTGCCCATCGGCGGCAGTGGGGCCATCATCGACGCGATGGCCGACGACCTGCGCGCCCACGGCGGCGAGATCGTCACGGGGCACGAGGTGCGGTCGCTCGCCGAGCTGCCGCCCGCGCGCGCGGTGCTGCTCGACGTCACTCCCGACGCACTGATCCGGATGGCGGGCGACGCGATCCCGACCCCCTATCGGGCCGCGCTCGAACGCTTCCGCTACGGCGGCGGGGTCGCGAAGGTCGACTTCGCGCTCTCCGACCCCGTGCCGTGGGCGAATGCGTCGCTCCGCCGCACCGCGACGGTGCACGTCGGCGGTACGCGGGCGGAGGTCGCCGCATCCGAGAACGCGGTCTCGGCGGGGCGCCTGAGCGAGGCCCCTTACGTGCTCGTCACGCAGCCGTCCCTCTTCGATTCCGGGCGGGCCCCGGGAGATGCCCACACGCTGTGGGCCTACACGCACGTGCCGGCAGGGTCCCCCGCCGATCGCGAGGAGGCCATCGTCCGTCAGATCGAGCGGTTCGCGCCCGGATTCCGCGACACGATCCTCGCGTCGCACTCGCGCAACGCCGTCGAGATATCTCGCGACAACCCCAACTACCCGGGCGGCGACATCTCCGCGGGCGCCCCCAGCCTGCTCCAACTGCTGCGCCGGCCGACGCTGAGCCCGGACCCGTGGCGCACCCCCATGAAGGGCGTCTACCTCTGCTCGGCGTCGACGAGTCCCGGGCCGGGTGTGCACGGACTAGGGGGTTGGTGGGCGGCGCGGAGTGCGCTCCGGCACGAGTTCGGCACCCGATTCCTGCCCGACCTCTCACCGGTCTGA
- a CDS encoding SGNH/GDSL hydrolase family protein: MARPSRARARRSLVALSGFAAAIAVVCALALWHPWAASDATVGRAEAVPAEALAVAPLVLPENPRVLVFGDSWTYGSAATVPTDGYAYVVAGLIRGETIVDGVRGSGYLVPGLEGIGTFGERIARLDPDLDPDLIVVQGSINDRREPAEGYADAVGAAWDALTARYPSTPIVILGPAPQVLPVEDATARIDRTLAGLAASRGWAYISPVTEQWISPADYGWIIDTGEIGRNHPTTAGHAYLAERLARALASLAPAS; this comes from the coding sequence ATGGCCCGCCCCTCCCGCGCCCGCGCTCGACGTTCCCTCGTCGCGCTGAGCGGGTTCGCGGCGGCCATCGCCGTCGTGTGCGCCCTCGCGCTCTGGCACCCGTGGGCGGCGAGCGACGCGACGGTCGGCCGCGCCGAAGCCGTTCCCGCCGAGGCCCTCGCGGTGGCCCCGCTGGTGCTTCCGGAGAACCCCCGCGTGCTCGTGTTCGGCGACTCCTGGACCTACGGTTCGGCAGCGACCGTACCCACCGACGGCTACGCCTACGTCGTGGCCGGGCTCATCCGCGGCGAGACGATCGTCGACGGGGTGCGCGGCAGCGGCTACCTCGTGCCGGGACTCGAGGGCATCGGCACGTTCGGCGAGCGCATCGCGCGGCTCGACCCGGACCTGGATCCCGACCTGATCGTCGTGCAGGGTTCGATCAACGACCGCCGCGAGCCGGCGGAGGGCTACGCGGATGCGGTCGGCGCCGCCTGGGACGCCCTGACCGCGCGGTACCCGTCGACTCCGATCGTGATCCTCGGGCCCGCCCCGCAGGTGCTGCCGGTGGAAGACGCGACCGCCCGGATCGACCGCACCCTGGCGGGGCTCGCGGCATCGCGCGGGTGGGCGTACATCTCACCCGTCACGGAGCAGTGGATCAGCCCGGCCGACTATGGGTGGATCATCGACACCGGCGAGATCGGCCGCAACCACCCGACGACGGCCGGACACGCGTATCTCGCCGAGCGCCTCGCGCGTGCCCTGGCGAGCCTCGCCCCCGCATCCTGA
- a CDS encoding SRPBCC family protein: protein MARNVRILACTPEDVFRVFDNGWLFPVWVVGASRMRDVSGDWPAVGSRLHHSFGVWPALIDDVTEVLEYEAGRRFVLRAKGWPMGEARVAIDVKAHGEKTLVRIQEEAVAGPGAWIPGPLLDIPLRWRNAETLHRLAYLAEGIPAHSVGASTADREISETAEDDSPAPRGEGASTS from the coding sequence ATGGCTCGCAACGTGAGGATCCTGGCCTGCACCCCGGAGGATGTCTTCCGGGTCTTCGACAACGGGTGGTTGTTCCCGGTGTGGGTGGTCGGCGCGTCCCGGATGCGGGACGTTTCCGGCGACTGGCCGGCCGTCGGTTCCCGGCTTCACCATTCGTTCGGGGTCTGGCCGGCTCTCATCGATGACGTCACCGAGGTGCTCGAGTACGAGGCCGGACGACGCTTCGTGCTCCGCGCCAAGGGGTGGCCGATGGGGGAGGCGCGCGTCGCGATCGACGTGAAGGCGCACGGCGAGAAGACCCTCGTCCGCATCCAGGAGGAAGCGGTGGCGGGGCCGGGGGCGTGGATCCCCGGGCCGCTGCTCGACATCCCGCTCCGCTGGCGCAACGCCGAGACGCTGCACCGACTCGCCTACCTGGCCGAGGGCATCCCCGCCCATTCGGTCGGGGCGAGCACCGCCGACCGAGAGATCTCGGAGACGGCGGAAGACGACTCGCCCGCACCCCGCGGGGAAGGCGCGTCGACGTCGTGA